GTGTTTGTGGTATAAAGCcatgttttttcaatatttacaatatttacactGTCCCTGAAGGTTTTGCACCACCAGCTACCCCTCTACATAATTCATGATTTCATGTGCGCTTATTGTCATTGTAACGTAACATGACCGATGTTTCCACTGTTTCCTCTAATGCTGCCTCTTGCTGCTTGCTAAATGCATTTTGTAGCAGGCTAAACACTCGCTCAGCCGATGCTGAACTAGGCTGCACCAACAAGATCTTTTTGACTGCAGCAGACCAATTTGGGAGAGCAGCGGCATGTGTAGCCCACCACTGTACTTTGTCTTCTTCTGTTTCAATGGCTGCACCATCAGCAGTGGCCAGATAGTTTGGCAGCTCTTCCACAAGCTGTACAACCTCTGCATCAGTAATGAAAGTAAATTGCTTTAGTTCCTGGACTGATACAGCAGTTGGACGTAGTGCTTGCACCTGTACTGGGCAACATAAGCGTGCAGCCTTAAATGCACGAACAACATTGTGGAACTGCAAACTGAATTTCTGTTGGTAAAAGCGGAAGCCTGGATTGATGCATGCCTTTCCTTGGGCAACTAACTGGTTGTACAATGCCATATTTCTACCTGCATGTTGGCGAGCTTTGGCCTCGGTGTTTGGAAAAGAGTCAATGGCTATTGCATGTGCTAATGCAGACAAACGTTCATAGCAAGCAAATACTAAGGGACCATCCCCCTCAAGATAATAAGTTGCTTGAACAAAGTGCTTGCCCGCATCAATCATAGCAGCAAGCTCAATGTCTAAGTCTCTAGCAGTAACTGGATCATCAAAAATCTCCAACAGGCTTGCACGGCAAACAGGAGACAGGTTATCATTTTCTCTTAGGAAGGGCTCAACGTCCCCAAAAAACTCCATTACCTGATTGAGGACTTCCCATTTGCTCCACCATCTGGTTTTGGAATGAAGTCGCATTGCTGTGCCAGTTCTTGTCTTCCACAACAGCCGGCAGCTGGACTTAGAGAAAACATGGTGTTCCAACACCTAGAAAATGTGTCTAGGACACTAAATTCAAAGTGTTTCCCAACATTGTCGATTGTGTGTGAGAAACAGATGACATTAAAAATATTGGGAAAGAAAAACATGACTTGACGCAATCCAGCCTCATTTACTGAGGCACCATCTCTCATTGCTGCTAGAAGCTGGTTCGGCTGTATTTTATACTCCACAGCCATGCACTGAATCAGTCTTTGAGCAAGCTCTTCCCCATTCATGCTCTTGGCTAGAACTTCAAGTTTGAGAAGCCTCTGCTGTATATTCCAATCTTTGTCAATGAAGCGGACGACAATTGCCAACGCTTCCCCAAGCCTGGTGCTCCCATCAAAGATCACAGAAAAAGCACTGTTGGCAGCTATTTCGGATTTCACTAAGTCTATCTCCTTCTGATGAATCGTGGGAATGAATTCTGCGAGATGGTTCCGAGATGTCAGGCGATgaccatatttttcaagaaatggtcgCAAACTGTCGGCTTTTGAAAGAGGGATACCTGCCTTCAGCAGAGCTTCCACGAGCTCGTATCGATAGAGCCTCATGTCTTCGGGTAATGTGGATCCTTTTGCTCCTCCGCTTGTTTTTGCAAGAAGATCCTTGATATTTTGATCtttcttcttgcttttcttAATCTTCTCTAGCGCTGTGATGTGCTTTACGGATGCTACATGTTTCTTGACAGTactcttttttttggaaagagttTCTCTGCAGGCGTCACATCTTAGATTTCCCGACACTGTAGTTAGGCACTGGTCCTTAAACTCGTTCATTCTATCCCACGCGGACACTTTTGGATCGACTGATCCACGaacatttctcttcttttcggcTGGATTAGTCGGCACTTTTCTTTTCCGAGAGATACTGGCTTTTTCTGGAACACTTAATCTAGCTCCAGCACTAGCTGCTACTTCCAAAGGATCTGAATATTCATCATCTTCACTCGAGCATGAATTATCACtcgcctccgccattttgaatttttgagcatatcCGCTGACCACTTTCGTCTgttaccacaggcagcccaggggACCGGTATTTTCACTGTGTTTTACGCAGAATCCCATACATAAAAGTTTGAATTAGAACTTTAAATCTTTAATGGGTGGTTTTTAGTTACAAATTGCCTTAAAAGGGCGAGAAAgttattcaaaaaggaaaaaaaatgctcgaAATCCGAAAAGTTGCTCGAAGAACTAAAAGTTGCTCCAAATCCGAAAAGTTGCCGAGCAACTTATGTCCAGCCCTACAATTCTTCCCCTTCAACATGGAATGTACCCATAACTAAAAATGTTAATCCGGTtctataaagaaaaaaaagattcctCTGTTGGGATAACAAAGCAACCCAAAAGATGGCACGATCTTTCCGACGTGGTTTAATGTATTCTTCGTCATCTAACTTCAGCACTAAAAGAACTAAaagattttctttctttgacCTTTGCTGTATTCAGTGGTTCGACATATTGGATCACAAAAATACCGGTAGGAGCAAGCGCCTGTCGCTTCGACTTGTCTGGAAGTAGCACACAAGGAGCGACTTTTTCCGCAGTGTGTGCCCATCAACTGTGATCACGTGGAAAGACTGGGGAGAGAAAGTTCTCATCCCCAGTCTCCTCTTTCTTTTCGACGCGACGATAAAACGCCTGTAACAAACAAGGTTCGCATTGACACAAGGTCAGCTTGAATGAGCCACAATTATAAATTCGAGAATAAATTAAAAGGAGAAAGTCTTTTATTTCCTGAAGTTAATTCGGAACTTGATCCGCCTACTTTTCGGTTTTTCTTTCTCaagcaatttttgtttcaaacaccattcctccaccattctttttattttgtcttttgatTTAGCCTTACCCCTCAGAAATTATCCTCAATAAATATCTatcatgtttttttcttttcatctttcCTCGCTGTTTAGAGTTTGATGATGTTCACAGATTTCTTCTTTCCCTTCCCTTttcgaaaaaggaaaaattaaaaaaaaaaaaaaaaaaaacctagtcAAGCGTTTATCAGtaactacaattgtaggtccTGGTTCATGTTAATTTTCGACATTACCTAGGGCATATCAAAGTATTATGTTGAGCAGGTGGCTTCATTACCAAATAAAAAACAACACGTTCATTTCTTAAAATGTGCATGTTTTCTGTGTCATCTCTGCTTTTTTAAGCttcaaaaagctttaaataataatgatattgcTAATAATACCTCAAAACAAataaaccaaaaagaaaaaaaaaacacaagaaagGAAAATCTGTCTTTTTGGAGTTATCAAATGTTAATTATTTCAAACGtatttgcaaaattaaaatcgAAGACGTGCGAGTACAACAGGAGTCAAGGTCTACTACGAGACGGAGTCACGTCAGGAAGTTTCGAATCAACAGGAACTTAATTACATGGTCCCTTACTCTTTCCTCTTCCAAGAAAAGTGGGATAGAACCTATGGTTTATTACAAATATCCGCAAAGCCGGAACAAAAGCAAGAACAAGTTCATTTCcactttaaaattaatttttgccaCTCTAATTTACACTTTTTTGTTTAGAGGGAAAAAGGTTATTTAAATGATGAGAATAGAGTACAGATCACCCAAAATAACTTCATGAggtaaaaataataactttatttctatagcggTATATGCAAAAAGCTCTACATCGCGTAAGAATCGAGAATTAAACCAAGCTAAGCTATACAAAAGAAAAGTTAACATAacctaaataaataaaaagaataaaTACACAGGGAATTATCATTAGATCTAAAAAGATATCTCTTTGGTCTATTCTTAAAAACCGAAACCGACGGACTAAATTAATGTCCATGGGTAAGGCCTTCCATAGCCTAGGCGCAGCGACTGAAAAGGCTCTGTCTTTTAAGTTTTCTGCAAGGAGGTCTTAGGTATAAGTAAAAAATATTCGTCGGTGGTCCTTACTCGGATGCTAAGTAATTTAGTGATTTATAAGTGATTAACAGAAACTTATGATAACTCTCTGCTCAACCTCTTTTGCTACAGGGGATCGAAATCGAATCATTTTTGGTTCGCtgtgaaatttggcgtgtttactggggagatatgGCCCCAGTTTCCCTGGAAAACTCGACTTTGTAGCTTTCAGTACGCCTACACAACCGGCATTCTACTTCAGGCAATATATGTGCAAAGGCGAAATTTTCAACcgatcgctgaaaaggtaagatatTTTCGCAGCCGTAAACTCGCCACGTATTGTTGTCATTACACAGGATTGTGTTTTcgctcaaaatattcgcttgttctTGCTCCAAATCTTACATATTTACCTTGATTTACATGTCTAGCGAATtattttatcctctgggatgaatgttccgtcgaaaaatcggtgaTTTGGGTGATTTTTGGCCTACAGAGGtcaattattcgtaatgcgaacgcttccgttgccgttatcaacgggtcgcaaatttgacacttttattgcATTATCATATTACGCactgatcgctaatccgattactcctaaaaatccaaaaatattcgtgcctcatcagttttttgcaaatcttggtccaagaaagctgataaaatGAGGAACATTTTTGGTGGTCATTAAAAAATTTGTAATTGAcgttgaaatgaccaaatttgtgtggaaaactgattttaatgttatttctttgttaagttttttctttcaactgccatttttataaaatgttgtAGTTCTATGTAAAGaagttatatgtttttggaaagcttattttcgtagctttaaaatgatgtatttcttTCCCCCtaactgaaaatacttttggaGAAAAAGAGCATTTTTTTGTGATGGCTGACTTCGCGCGGCCATATTTGGAAAGTACTTTGGagaaaaagagttaattaattaaaggggctatgtcacgcaattttagacaatttcagcactgatcgaatggtcatagaattaactaaaatatcaaatgataactgttcaaaactatagaagaactctagcAAAACACCgcgaagccaagaagggacatggatggacaaaactggagaggattgaaatggattgaatttgggtaaatttgaaaaacgtcggcccatcttttttcaaatttatatcagtctatatcaaaatgtcatttacacaactggaaaatcattctcagttgttatgtggccgtgattttgaaaatgaaagaccgtcttgctctgccaatttgacgttttgagctcataatttaaaacaaaattaaacaaaattacctaaaatagcgtgacctagcccctttaacaaacAACCTGGAGCATATAGGACCAGTACAAGGAGCCCTAgtcaactgagctacaaggctcGCAGCACCCGAGTCAATTCTGAATACGttgaagtttttgaattttggaGAGCCTACGAGCAGTGAATTACAGTTATCCAAACAACAGATCACAAAACCGTGAACAAGGATCTTTGTTTAACCGTCAGGTACCCACGTATCTTAGCAATATTTGTCAGATGGAACTGGGCAGGCACAGAAGTTACATCTTTGAAATTGGACCAAGGGGGACAGTAAATAGGACTGTGACCCAAGGAAGCAAGAGGCGACtcagaaagaagaagaagtaacATCCAACTAACTTGATTTATCGAGTTAATTAAGACAGTGCAAAGTGACCTATTGTAGAAGAAAACTGAGCCCATATTTATAATCAGGAGCTCATCATTGATGGACCTTTGAATGAGGCAGAGTAGTTAGGAACGTAATAGTGTTCTGTTAACATCCCACGATTAATTAACgcttttgattttatttaagagattaaaaaaaaacgccgGGAAGAAATGGAGTTTGCTGCATGTTATATAGTTGCATATCGTAAAATTCGAATCGCGCCATTTCTAAATTATGCTGGGCTAGCTCTCAGCAGGCGAGGACCACATTGTAAATTACTCGTGATACCTAAAGGTGTACCGAGTATTGATTAAgaattaggacgcggggatttcattaGTTAAAAGCTATacgtgataacccctagggagatgttgtaattgaaaatgtaaacatcttcgagatgcaaaacaaacttgcGAACACACAAACTTTAAATCTAgcaaagcgaatgaaaggatcctaaattaaataagaaaattttccaCCTTAGTGATATTGGGATAAACTGCCTGAaacgttaaattgttgcaaaatcctcGTTATCTCTGTCTTCGTTgattggtattgtagccatgcgGAGTGCGGGGCAACcaaaagcgatgggagctgtgtttggGGTTTCAATGTGAAACTTTTAATTAATGACGTTCGCCGATTAAGAAACTGAAGTCCATGTTCTGAGTGAAAGCTCAATAGCGGCTAAAGATTGGAAATGCTGGATTCAGTCTTCTAGGAATGTTATGAATATTAAGATAGTTAATCTAAATCTTGCTTGTTGACAACGTGATGAATGCGTCATGCAGTACAGAACTCCCAGCAGCGGTGTGTTGGAAATGCctgaatttttcttttctttcagctgTTCTATGTGTGAGCATCATCCGTGGGGCGAAGCATCATCCGCgcatgttaattttaaaattgtctcATGGCCCTCATTTTAGCTAGGcctaggccctgtttacaaggaggGAGAGTAACCTTAGtgccagggttaccctagcaacCCTACCTgtaaaattttgcttgtaaacccgggctatctttCACCCTCCTGTTAGGGTAACCCTAGAGGGAGGTCACCGCATTACTCACAACACTGCTATGATTTCGAAACTTGCAGCTGGTTGCCTGTGTAGCTTGAAAGAGAAGGGCTAAATTTTACGTGGCCACATTCATGATTACAAGACTGGTTTTCTCAAGTTTTCTCTCTCGCTGCGGTAGTTTCACTCTCCCTTGGCCAACTGTTTATGTCACCCCTGCATTGCGTAAATTCAAGTTATTTCCGATCCAGTATGCTGCATGACTGTATCTCAAATGGTTTCAAAAGGTACTGACTCCAAAATATCATCCTCCGCTTTCGGATCACGTAAAATTCACCAGGTGTTTTTAAATAGCTTTCTTCTTGTGCCCTTATGTGTATTTTACTACATTGATTGTTTGCATTGTCATTTTCAAATGATTTAATGATACTTaaaatagatatatttttttctgggAAGCTTATTTTATAAGCTTTAAATGATGAGTGCTTTAGACATCGAGACTACGAGAGAGAAATTTTTCGCGCGGATGGCTTTTAGGAAATGAGTTAAATAAGAAATACACTTATGGTAAGGGGCCTCGTGCATTTAGTTTCCCATGTGCATTGTTTCGTGTTAATCTCCTTTGGAATCGAGGCAGATTCTTATGACGTGTTACGACCTTGAGTGCATTATTAACATAATTAAATGTCAGTCACGAATTTTCGACAGTTCTTTTGTCGAGTCGCCCGTCGACTTGTTTCAAGTTGGAGTGGGAACGAATCCTCGTTGTTTTTACCCACTGGACAATCTACCATTTGAAGCCAAGCCGAGAATCCATTCCCAAAGGTATTCGATGAAAAATGACACCTATAGTGGGCTGGCTCTCCTTCTTGTGTTTAATACACAATTCGATGGTAAAGGGCGAAGATCATTCTCTTGATGATGGTACATCTCGCCATCCTTCTTCATTT
The genomic region above belongs to Montipora capricornis isolate CH-2021 chromosome 8, ASM3666992v2, whole genome shotgun sequence and contains:
- the LOC138060590 gene encoding uncharacterized protein, translating into MRLHSKTRWWSKWEVLNQVMEFFGDVEPFLRENDNLSPVCRASLLEIFDDPVTARDLDIELAAMIDAGKHFVQATYYLEGDGPLVFACYERLSALAHAIAIDSFPNTEAKARQHAGRNMALYNQLVAQGKACINPGFRFYQQKFSLQFHNVVRAFKAARLCCPVQVQALRPTAVSVQELKQFTFITDAEVVQLVEELPNYLATADGAAIETEEDKVQWWATHAAALPNWSAAVKKILLVQPSSASAERVFSLLQNAFSKQQEAALEETVETSVMLRYNDNKRT